A stretch of Halomonas elongata DSM 2581 DNA encodes these proteins:
- a CDS encoding zinc-binding alcohol dehydrogenase family protein, which translates to MQTIVCTQPQHMELRVVPEPHCAPGEVMLKIRRVGICGTDIHAFGGNQPYFSYPRVLGHELSGDIVGVGEGVDEALLGHRAYVIPYLHCGECRACRQGQTNCCQYMQVIGVHRDGGMAEYLSVPVAHLVTSSILDAEQLALVECLSIGAHAVRRSAIEADELAVVVGAGPIGIGIVQIAQSRGARVLVVDTNRDRLAFCRDILDVDGVLHALDDDVETAIEHHSDGARADVVFDATGNPSAMNRGFDFAGHGARYVLVSVVKADITFHDPDFHKKELSLLGSRNATKEDFETVARLMEEDRLQSTAMITHRGRHADLPSLMPQWCDPATGVIKAMVTFDDATAQGERLA; encoded by the coding sequence ATGCAAACGATCGTCTGTACCCAGCCACAACACATGGAATTGCGCGTGGTGCCAGAACCGCACTGCGCGCCCGGCGAGGTCATGCTCAAGATTCGTCGTGTGGGCATTTGTGGTACCGATATTCATGCCTTCGGTGGCAACCAGCCCTATTTCTCCTATCCACGCGTGCTGGGTCATGAGCTTTCGGGCGATATCGTCGGGGTTGGGGAAGGCGTCGATGAAGCGCTCCTCGGCCACAGGGCCTATGTCATTCCTTATCTGCATTGTGGCGAATGCCGCGCTTGTCGGCAGGGACAAACCAATTGCTGTCAATACATGCAAGTCATCGGCGTGCATCGTGACGGTGGCATGGCAGAGTATCTCAGCGTGCCCGTGGCGCACCTGGTCACCTCAAGCATCCTAGACGCCGAGCAATTGGCATTGGTCGAGTGCCTGTCCATTGGCGCGCATGCTGTCCGCCGTAGTGCCATCGAGGCCGATGAGCTCGCCGTTGTGGTTGGTGCCGGGCCGATTGGCATCGGCATTGTGCAAATCGCCCAGAGTCGTGGCGCCCGGGTGTTGGTGGTGGACACCAATCGCGACCGCCTGGCCTTCTGTCGTGACATTTTGGACGTCGATGGCGTACTGCATGCGCTGGATGACGACGTGGAAACCGCTATCGAGCACCATAGTGATGGCGCCCGAGCCGATGTCGTGTTCGACGCCACGGGCAATCCCTCCGCCATGAATCGCGGCTTCGACTTTGCAGGCCATGGAGCTCGCTACGTGCTGGTGAGCGTGGTCAAGGCCGACATCACCTTCCACGACCCGGATTTCCACAAGAAGGAACTCAGTCTTCTGGGCAGCCGTAATGCCACGAAAGAAGACTTCGAGACAGTAGCCCGCCTGATGGAAGAAGATCGCTTGCAGTCAACGGCCATGATCACCCATCGCGGCCGTCATGCCGACCTTCCTTCATTGATGCCTCAGTGGTGCGATCCGGCAACCGGCGTCATCAAGGCAATGGTGACGTTCGACGACGCTACCGCCCAGGGAGAGCGCTTGGCATGA
- a CDS encoding fumarylacetoacetate hydrolase family protein: MKLLRFGPPGQEKPGLLDANGKIRDLSSLIQDVAGEALSDATLARIAQADPASLPEVPEGTRLGPCVGQVGKFICIGLNYSDHAAETGAEVPPEPVVFNKWTSAICGPNDDVEIPRDSQKTDWEVELGVIIGKPARYIDEADAMDHIAGYCVVNDVSEREFQLERSGSWDKGKGCDTFGPLGPWLVTRDEIADPQALDMWLEVDGKRYQAGNSRTMVYQIPYLVAYLSRFMSLQPGDVISTGTPPGVGAGQKPQVFLRSGQTMRLGIQGLGEQCQRTKQA, from the coding sequence ATGAAACTGCTACGCTTCGGCCCTCCGGGCCAGGAAAAACCCGGCTTATTGGATGCCAACGGCAAGATACGCGACCTCTCGTCACTAATTCAGGATGTCGCTGGAGAAGCACTATCCGATGCCACCCTGGCCCGGATCGCGCAAGCCGACCCAGCCAGCCTACCGGAGGTGCCCGAGGGCACCCGCCTGGGCCCTTGCGTGGGTCAGGTCGGCAAGTTCATCTGCATTGGTCTGAACTACTCCGATCACGCTGCCGAAACCGGCGCCGAGGTCCCGCCGGAGCCAGTCGTTTTCAATAAATGGACCAGTGCCATCTGCGGACCGAACGATGACGTGGAAATTCCCCGCGACTCACAAAAGACGGATTGGGAAGTCGAGCTCGGCGTGATCATCGGTAAACCCGCGCGCTATATCGACGAAGCAGACGCCATGGATCATATTGCCGGTTACTGCGTGGTCAACGATGTCTCCGAGCGGGAATTCCAGCTCGAGCGCAGCGGTAGCTGGGACAAGGGCAAGGGGTGCGACACCTTCGGCCCGCTCGGCCCATGGTTGGTCACACGCGACGAGATCGCCGACCCTCAAGCGCTCGATATGTGGCTGGAAGTCGACGGCAAACGCTACCAGGCTGGCAACAGCCGCACCATGGTCTATCAGATCCCTTACCTAGTGGCGTATCTGAGTCGTTTCATGAGCTTGCAGCCCGGTGACGTCATCTCCACCGGTACACCGCCGGGTGTGGGGGCGGGCCAGAAGCCTCAGGTCTTTCTCAGATCCGGTCAGACCATGCGCTTGGGCATCCAGGGCCTCGGCGAACAGTGCCAACGCACAAAACAAGCATAA
- a CDS encoding SDR family oxidoreductase produces MRLQDKTALVTASGQGIGRATVERFLAEGATVIATDIDTSLLADLEDAQVYRLDVTQRADIAELARELGGLDILFNCAGMVPGGSILECNDATWEHSYALNVTAMFHMIQAFLPGMLNRGGGSIINMASLASSIKGIPNRFAYGTTKAAVIGLTKSVAADFMTQGIRCNAICPGTVESPSLHQRIEAQAQQQERDHSAVFQDFIDRQPMGRLGRPEEIAALATFLASDEAAFITGTTQLIDGGWAN; encoded by the coding sequence ATGAGACTTCAAGACAAGACGGCGCTGGTTACCGCCTCAGGCCAAGGCATCGGCCGCGCCACGGTGGAGCGCTTCCTCGCAGAAGGTGCCACCGTCATCGCTACCGATATCGATACCAGCCTGCTCGCCGACCTCGAAGACGCTCAGGTATATCGACTGGATGTCACGCAACGCGCCGACATCGCCGAGTTGGCACGCGAGCTTGGCGGTCTCGACATCCTGTTCAACTGCGCAGGTATGGTTCCGGGTGGCTCGATACTGGAATGCAACGATGCCACCTGGGAACACAGCTACGCGCTCAATGTCACCGCCATGTTCCATATGATTCAGGCCTTCCTCCCAGGCATGCTCAATCGAGGCGGCGGCAGTATCATCAACATGGCCTCGCTGGCATCCAGTATCAAAGGCATCCCCAACCGCTTTGCCTATGGCACAACCAAGGCAGCCGTCATCGGCCTGACCAAATCAGTCGCGGCCGATTTCATGACGCAAGGCATTCGCTGCAACGCCATCTGCCCTGGCACCGTCGAGTCTCCCTCTCTGCATCAACGCATCGAAGCCCAGGCCCAGCAACAAGAACGCGATCACTCAGCGGTCTTTCAGGATTTCATTGACCGTCAGCCCATGGGCCGACTCGGGCGACCGGAAGAAATCGCCGCGCTGGCAACATTTCTGGCCTCGGACGAAGCAGCATTCATTACCGGCACCACACAGTTGATCGACGGCGGCTGGGCCAACTGA
- a CDS encoding UxaA family hydrolase — protein MTQTIASDKPQQPSLRVHAHDNVRVALRDLPEGMEIDDNGHRLRLSEAVQHKHKFTLQAMQPDDLIVMYGVTVGRVVQPIAAGAAITTSNVEHSTANATPQGHRKHWDVPDVSAFIGQTFNGYYRSDGRVGTANHWLVVPLVFCENRNIEVLRQCVEDAIGDDPYRDYKRMARQMLHGETQEPPAPTSNAPLFPNVDGVRFLTHTLGCGGTDDDAQALCQLLAGYICHPNVAGATVLSLGCQKAQIEMLKAAVAKRDPEGLRPVHYFEQQATDTEPELIRQSLGSIFEGLKVANAIERHPAPLSELTIGVECGGSDGFSGLSANPLVGAVIDRLAALGGSGILSEFPELCGVEHELLARCHDEDTASRFQQLMEAYQRHAASAGAHFSMNPSPGNIRDGLITDAMKSAGAAKKGGDSPIVDVLDYTDPQVRKGLNLLCSPGNDVESTTALVGSGANLVMFTTGLGTPTGNPIAPVLKLSSNSELARRMHDVIDFDAGPIIRGEADIAELADELLRLCIDTASGRYRTKAMRLSQLDFIPWKRGVSL, from the coding sequence ATGACCCAGACTATCGCCTCCGACAAGCCTCAGCAGCCCAGTCTGCGTGTCCATGCCCACGATAACGTGCGTGTTGCGCTACGCGACCTGCCCGAAGGCATGGAGATCGACGACAACGGCCACCGACTGCGTCTGTCCGAAGCCGTACAGCACAAGCACAAGTTCACCTTGCAGGCCATGCAGCCCGATGACCTTATCGTGATGTATGGCGTGACCGTAGGCCGTGTCGTCCAGCCCATCGCCGCAGGCGCCGCCATCACCACATCCAACGTCGAACACTCTACCGCCAATGCCACGCCCCAAGGCCATCGCAAGCACTGGGATGTCCCCGATGTCAGCGCGTTCATCGGGCAAACCTTCAACGGCTACTACCGTTCCGACGGTCGCGTGGGCACCGCCAATCATTGGCTGGTCGTCCCCCTGGTATTCTGCGAAAACCGCAACATCGAGGTGTTGCGACAATGCGTCGAAGACGCCATCGGCGACGATCCCTACCGGGATTACAAGCGCATGGCACGCCAGATGCTGCACGGTGAAACTCAGGAGCCCCCTGCCCCGACATCCAACGCGCCCCTGTTTCCCAACGTCGACGGTGTGCGCTTTCTAACGCATACGCTAGGTTGCGGCGGCACTGACGACGATGCTCAGGCGCTTTGCCAATTGCTCGCTGGCTACATTTGCCATCCTAATGTGGCCGGTGCCACGGTACTCAGCCTCGGATGCCAGAAGGCCCAGATAGAGATGCTCAAGGCGGCGGTCGCTAAGCGCGATCCCGAGGGACTCCGGCCCGTCCATTACTTCGAGCAACAAGCTACTGACACGGAACCCGAGCTGATTCGTCAATCGCTGGGCAGCATCTTCGAAGGCCTCAAGGTTGCCAACGCTATCGAACGGCATCCCGCCCCTCTTTCCGAGCTCACCATCGGTGTGGAATGCGGCGGCTCGGACGGTTTCTCCGGGCTTTCAGCCAATCCTTTGGTCGGGGCCGTCATTGATCGGCTCGCAGCATTGGGCGGAAGCGGTATCTTGAGTGAATTTCCCGAGTTATGCGGCGTCGAGCATGAATTGCTGGCGCGCTGCCACGATGAAGACACGGCCTCGCGTTTCCAGCAACTGATGGAGGCCTATCAGCGACACGCCGCCTCGGCGGGTGCGCATTTCTCGATGAACCCCTCGCCTGGCAACATCCGCGATGGCCTGATCACCGATGCCATGAAGTCCGCCGGCGCGGCAAAGAAGGGCGGCGACAGCCCCATCGTCGACGTACTGGATTATACCGACCCCCAGGTGCGCAAGGGCCTCAACCTGCTTTGCTCACCAGGCAATGATGTCGAATCCACGACAGCTCTCGTAGGCTCCGGCGCCAACCTGGTGATGTTTACCACCGGACTCGGCACACCAACCGGCAACCCCATTGCGCCCGTCTTGAAGCTGTCCAGCAACAGCGAGCTCGCACGCCGCATGCATGATGTCATCGATTTCGATGCAGGGCCGATCATCCGGGGTGAAGCAGACATTGCCGAACTCGCTGACGAGTTATTGCGCCTATGCATCGATACTGCCTCTGGGCGTTATCGCACCAAGGCCATGCGTCTCTCACAACTCGATTTCATTCCCTGGAAACGCGGAGTCTCCCTGTGA
- a CDS encoding putative nucleotidyltransferase substrate binding domain-containing protein — MVDVDLSQLPFSLLDDAGRNRVSGSLDLVYFDRDEIILEAGQAGENVFLIHKGEVAELDVTQPGEPERIGHYTAGDLFGAISILHGQSRYRFCAEQQTLCYLLPRAEFLALCDDYPAFAESFRRNLAHKTRLLAAQRASGGSAMAGAMLARTRECMRRPHLLAKTATITEAVATLDAQHVDSLLVEGESGAGMVTKTDLLNALVLEKWPQDAPVRSIANFALVTARPDQYLFEALVAMTRHRVERIVVMEDSTPVGVVELTDALSHFSSRSHVVSLRVEQADDLASLSEASRLMPDLVRGLMAQGAKPRFVMGLLAALNGRIIGKTWDFLIDERYHGASCLMVMGSEGRGEQVLKTDQDNGLILEDDLAWPELEERMRAFSDALLELGYPPCPGGIMVSNPQWVGGETQWRERIETWARRCDADSLMNLAILLDAQAMAGNPALLARLRDALFERCAGDEILLSHFARPVLRFSTPLTLFGSLKKPQHGIDIKKGGIFPVVHGVRVMALERNITVTSTLERLDALVADGRLEARFAEDLGEALSLFTELRLKQQLERLDGKEGEPDRVVVQELSSLERDLLREALHIVKDFKQRLSHRYHLEYA; from the coding sequence ATGGTCGATGTCGATCTTTCCCAACTGCCGTTCAGCCTGCTCGACGATGCCGGGCGAAATCGGGTGAGCGGCAGCCTCGATCTGGTCTATTTCGACCGGGATGAGATCATTCTCGAGGCCGGCCAGGCAGGCGAGAACGTCTTCTTGATCCACAAGGGCGAGGTCGCCGAGCTGGATGTTACCCAGCCGGGTGAGCCGGAACGCATCGGCCACTACACCGCCGGTGACCTGTTCGGGGCCATCAGCATCCTGCACGGGCAGAGCCGATATCGTTTCTGCGCCGAACAGCAGACCCTGTGTTATCTGTTGCCCAGGGCGGAGTTCTTGGCGTTGTGCGATGACTACCCGGCCTTTGCCGAGAGCTTTCGACGCAACCTGGCGCACAAGACGCGCTTGCTGGCTGCCCAGCGAGCCTCGGGCGGTAGCGCCATGGCCGGCGCCATGCTGGCGCGGACGCGGGAATGCATGCGCCGGCCGCATCTCCTGGCGAAAACGGCCACCATCACCGAGGCGGTGGCCACGCTGGACGCGCAGCATGTCGACAGCCTGCTGGTCGAGGGCGAGAGCGGCGCGGGGATGGTGACCAAGACCGATCTTCTCAACGCCCTGGTGCTGGAGAAGTGGCCGCAGGACGCGCCGGTGCGTTCCATTGCCAACTTCGCGCTGGTCACGGCACGTCCGGATCAATACCTGTTCGAGGCACTGGTGGCGATGACCCGTCACCGTGTCGAGCGGATCGTGGTCATGGAAGATTCCACGCCCGTGGGCGTCGTGGAGTTGACCGATGCGCTCAGTCATTTTTCCAGCCGCAGCCACGTGGTCAGCCTGCGCGTGGAGCAGGCCGATGATCTGGCGTCGCTGTCGGAGGCCAGCCGCTTGATGCCCGACCTGGTGCGAGGATTGATGGCCCAGGGCGCCAAACCCCGTTTCGTCATGGGCCTGCTGGCGGCGTTGAACGGACGCATCATCGGCAAGACATGGGACTTTCTCATCGACGAGCGCTACCACGGCGCGAGTTGCCTGATGGTCATGGGCAGCGAGGGGCGAGGGGAGCAGGTACTCAAGACCGACCAGGACAATGGCCTGATCCTGGAGGACGACCTGGCCTGGCCGGAGCTTGAGGAGCGCATGCGCGCCTTCAGTGACGCGCTGCTCGAACTCGGTTATCCGCCTTGTCCCGGCGGCATCATGGTGTCCAATCCACAATGGGTCGGCGGCGAGACCCAGTGGCGGGAGCGTATCGAAACCTGGGCGCGACGCTGCGATGCGGACTCGCTGATGAATCTGGCCATCCTGCTCGATGCCCAGGCCATGGCAGGCAATCCGGCCTTGCTTGCGCGGCTGCGAGACGCGCTCTTCGAGCGTTGCGCCGGGGACGAGATCCTGCTGTCGCACTTCGCGCGCCCGGTGCTGCGCTTTTCGACGCCGCTGACACTGTTCGGCTCGTTGAAGAAGCCCCAGCACGGCATCGACATCAAGAAGGGCGGGATCTTCCCGGTCGTGCACGGCGTCAGGGTCATGGCCCTGGAGCGCAACATCACGGTGACCTCGACGCTGGAGCGACTCGACGCCCTGGTGGCCGATGGTCGACTGGAAGCCCGCTTCGCCGAGGACCTGGGCGAAGCGCTGTCACTGTTCACCGAGCTGCGCCTCAAACAGCAGCTCGAACGCCTCGATGGCAAGGAAGGCGAGCCGGACCGTGTGGTGGTGCAGGAGCTGTCGTCGCTCGAACGCGATCTGCTGCGCGAAGCACTGCACATCGTCAAGGACTTCAAGCAGCGGTTGTCCCATCGCTATCACCTGGAATATGCCTGA
- a CDS encoding sodium:solute symporter family protein encodes MSQFAINILFVGASFALYIGIAIWAKVGSTKDFYVAGGGIHPITNGMAIGADWMSAASFISMAGLIAAGGYANSTFLMGWTGGYVLLATLLAPYLRKFGKFTVPEFIGDRFYSKPARMVAVICLIVASVTYVIGQMAGAGVAFSRFLEVDATTGLIIAAVVIFFYSVLGGMKGITYTQVAQYIVLIIAYTIPAIFISLELTDNPIPPLGLFSTHSESGVPLLAKLNEVVTALGFNEYTADVDNKLNMVLFTLSLMIGTAGLPHVIIRFFTVPKVADARWSAGWALVFIALLYLTAPAVASMARLNIATTVYPEMASQVENVEQATANPILYEDRPGWIRTWEETGLIQYEDKNGDGRIQLYNDSDSFASTAEQRGWEGNELSVNNDILVLANPEIANLPGWVIGLIAAGGLAAALSTAAGLLLAISSAISHDLIKGAINPRITEKGELMAARISMSVAIVVATYLGANPPGFAAQVVALAFGIAAASLFPALMMGIFSKRVNNTGAISGMLTGLIFTLVYIFIYKGWFFIPGTNNLPDTAEHWVLGISPLSIGAVGAIINFAVAFTISRMTAEPPQEIQDLVESVRYPKGAGTATGH; translated from the coding sequence ATGAGTCAATTCGCTATCAACATCCTCTTCGTGGGTGCCTCCTTCGCCCTGTACATCGGCATTGCCATCTGGGCCAAGGTCGGCTCGACCAAGGACTTCTATGTCGCCGGTGGCGGTATTCACCCGATCACCAACGGCATGGCCATCGGGGCCGACTGGATGTCGGCGGCCTCCTTCATTTCCATGGCCGGCCTGATCGCGGCCGGCGGCTATGCCAACTCGACCTTTCTGATGGGGTGGACCGGTGGCTATGTACTGCTGGCGACCCTGCTGGCGCCCTATCTGCGCAAGTTCGGCAAGTTCACCGTCCCGGAATTCATCGGCGACCGCTTCTACAGCAAACCGGCGCGCATGGTCGCGGTGATCTGTCTGATCGTGGCCTCGGTGACCTACGTCATCGGCCAGATGGCAGGTGCCGGCGTGGCCTTCTCGCGCTTTCTCGAGGTAGACGCCACCACCGGGCTGATAATTGCCGCCGTGGTAATCTTCTTCTACTCGGTACTGGGGGGCATGAAGGGCATCACCTACACCCAGGTGGCCCAGTACATCGTGCTGATCATCGCCTATACCATTCCGGCGATCTTCATTTCGCTGGAACTGACCGACAATCCCATTCCGCCACTCGGGCTGTTCTCCACCCATAGCGAATCCGGCGTACCGCTGCTGGCCAAGCTCAATGAAGTAGTGACCGCCCTGGGTTTCAATGAGTACACGGCGGACGTGGACAACAAGCTCAACATGGTGCTGTTCACTCTCTCGCTGATGATCGGTACCGCCGGCCTGCCCCACGTCATCATTCGCTTCTTCACGGTTCCCAAGGTGGCGGATGCCCGCTGGTCAGCCGGCTGGGCCCTGGTGTTCATCGCCCTGCTCTACCTGACCGCCCCCGCCGTAGCCTCCATGGCGCGTCTCAACATCGCCACCACGGTCTATCCCGAGATGGCCAGCCAGGTCGAGAACGTCGAGCAGGCCACCGCCAATCCGATTCTCTACGAGGATCGCCCCGGCTGGATCCGCACCTGGGAAGAGACCGGGCTGATCCAGTACGAAGACAAGAACGGCGACGGCCGCATCCAGCTCTACAACGACAGCGACTCCTTCGCATCGACCGCCGAGCAGCGCGGCTGGGAAGGCAACGAGCTCAGCGTCAACAACGACATCCTGGTGCTCGCCAACCCGGAGATCGCCAATCTGCCTGGCTGGGTCATCGGCCTGATCGCCGCCGGCGGGCTGGCCGCGGCACTCTCCACCGCCGCCGGTCTGCTGCTGGCCATCTCCTCGGCGATCAGTCACGACCTGATCAAGGGGGCGATCAACCCACGCATCACCGAGAAGGGCGAACTGATGGCAGCCCGGATATCGATGTCCGTTGCCATCGTCGTGGCCACCTATCTGGGGGCCAATCCTCCGGGCTTCGCGGCACAGGTCGTGGCACTGGCCTTCGGTATCGCCGCCGCCTCGCTGTTCCCGGCGCTGATGATGGGGATCTTCTCCAAGCGGGTGAACAATACAGGCGCCATCTCCGGCATGCTGACCGGCCTGATCTTCACCCTGGTGTACATCTTCATCTACAAGGGCTGGTTCTTCATCCCTGGTACCAACAACCTGCCGGATACGGCGGAACACTGGGTGCTGGGCATTTCCCCGCTCTCCATCGGGGCCGTGGGCGCCATCATCAACTTCGCGGTGGCCTTCACCATCTCCCGGATGACCGCGGAGCCGCCCCAGGAGATCCAGGATCTCGTCGAAAGCGTGCGCTATCCCAAGGGCGCTGGCACTGCCACCGGCCACTAG
- a CDS encoding FadR/GntR family transcriptional regulator yields the protein MPIQTIRSQRLYRQIADQLQQLIRDGEFPPGSLLPPERDLAQQLGVSRASVREALIALEVVGIVEVRVGHGVLVKEVDAMPPGSVMRAAARKEPWALDPEFASEIELNLDEEIPPFSLLQARRYLEPENAALAAMNASDADLEAIRAALTRNIYDNNHGGGNLAGDRLLHIRIAEASGNAAYALLIKHLLGHQYGVMFRRLQELFMETGMAQRSQEDHERLVAAIEARNPDAARQAMEVHLDHVLRVFFAE from the coding sequence ATGCCAATTCAAACCATTCGCTCACAACGCTTGTATCGGCAGATCGCCGATCAGTTGCAACAACTGATACGCGACGGAGAGTTCCCGCCGGGGTCACTATTACCGCCCGAGCGGGATCTGGCGCAACAATTAGGTGTCAGCCGAGCGTCAGTACGTGAGGCGTTGATCGCCCTGGAGGTCGTGGGCATTGTCGAGGTGCGCGTGGGGCATGGAGTATTGGTCAAGGAAGTTGATGCCATGCCGCCGGGCTCGGTGATGCGGGCTGCGGCACGCAAGGAGCCATGGGCACTCGATCCCGAGTTCGCCAGTGAAATCGAGCTCAATCTTGACGAAGAAATACCGCCGTTTTCTCTCCTGCAGGCGCGGCGTTATCTGGAGCCCGAAAATGCGGCCTTGGCGGCAATGAACGCGAGTGACGCAGACTTGGAGGCGATTCGCGCTGCTTTGACGCGCAACATCTACGATAACAATCACGGAGGAGGAAATCTGGCGGGGGACCGGCTGTTGCACATTCGCATCGCCGAGGCTTCAGGAAATGCAGCCTATGCTTTGTTGATCAAGCACTTGTTGGGTCATCAATATGGCGTCATGTTTAGACGTCTGCAGGAATTGTTCATGGAAACAGGCATGGCACAGCGTTCGCAGGAAGATCATGAGCGTCTGGTGGCAGCGATCGAAGCACGTAACCCGGACGCGGCGAGGCAGGCTATGGAAGTACACCTTGACCATGTGCTGCGAGTATTTTTCGCGGAGTAA
- a CDS encoding DUF4212 domain-containing protein, whose protein sequence is MADNKSNAEAYWAANIRLIAGCLVVWALVSYGCAILLRPLLASIPIGGTDLGFWFAQQGSILTFIGIIFFYAWKMNRLDKQFGLEE, encoded by the coding sequence ATGGCAGACAACAAATCCAATGCCGAAGCCTACTGGGCGGCCAACATACGACTGATAGCAGGGTGTCTAGTCGTCTGGGCCCTGGTGTCCTATGGCTGCGCCATCCTGCTGAGGCCGCTGTTGGCCAGCATCCCGATCGGCGGTACCGACCTCGGGTTCTGGTTTGCCCAGCAGGGTTCGATACTGACCTTCATCGGCATCATCTTCTTCTATGCCTGGAAGATGAACCGGCTGGATAAACAGTTCGGGCTCGAGGAGTAA
- a CDS encoding mannitol dehydrogenase family protein, protein MTAPLLSDAGIVQFGTSRFLLGHVAAFVHASRNNGYTRDRILVVQTSPREAGKQKARDLHAHRHYPLVIRGRHHGQDIDTCETVTSLAGCLIADEQWPELQRHFVENARFVVSNSGDSGYRIDDDSALSAIPQSFPAKLTKLLYARYTSGHDGLTMLPCELISHNGERLKTLVLKLAQRDYADTHFSDWLTTRCVWANTLVDRIVSAALEPVGAVAEPYALWTIEDQPGLKLPCQHPDVQRVESLAPYEMRKLHILNLAHSYLVHLWKSETYSHIRFVREAMATPGWVEELCQVLDSEVLPSLAKHIEPTSLEAYRDATLERFANPYLDHALQDIAQHHAMKCERRLRPVVEMARRQGIATPRLDDAISSSQSTTHSRYPLPNDRQ, encoded by the coding sequence GTGACGGCGCCATTGCTCTCCGATGCCGGTATCGTGCAATTCGGCACCAGCCGCTTCTTGCTGGGACATGTCGCGGCGTTCGTACATGCCTCGCGAAATAACGGGTACACGCGTGACAGGATCCTCGTGGTGCAGACCTCACCACGCGAGGCCGGCAAACAAAAAGCGCGCGACCTGCATGCGCACCGGCATTACCCACTGGTTATTCGAGGTCGTCATCATGGTCAAGACATCGACACCTGCGAGACCGTCACCAGTCTTGCCGGCTGCCTGATCGCTGATGAGCAGTGGCCCGAGCTACAGCGGCACTTCGTCGAGAATGCGCGCTTCGTGGTATCCAATTCCGGGGACAGCGGTTACCGCATCGACGATGACAGTGCGCTTTCGGCTATACCTCAAAGCTTTCCGGCCAAGCTCACCAAGTTGCTGTACGCCCGCTACACGTCGGGACACGATGGCCTGACCATGCTGCCCTGCGAACTGATCAGCCACAATGGCGAACGACTCAAAACCCTGGTGTTGAAGCTGGCTCAGCGCGACTACGCCGATACCCACTTCAGCGACTGGCTGACAACACGCTGCGTATGGGCCAACACTCTCGTCGACCGCATCGTCTCGGCGGCGCTGGAGCCAGTCGGTGCCGTTGCTGAGCCTTATGCACTCTGGACCATCGAAGATCAGCCCGGCCTCAAGCTCCCCTGCCAACATCCGGATGTGCAGCGAGTCGAGTCGTTGGCTCCATATGAGATGCGCAAGCTACATATTCTCAACCTGGCCCATTCCTACCTCGTTCATCTATGGAAAAGCGAGACGTATTCTCATATTCGATTCGTACGAGAGGCCATGGCAACTCCGGGTTGGGTCGAAGAACTATGCCAAGTACTGGATAGCGAAGTACTCCCTTCCTTGGCGAAACACATCGAGCCTACCTCCCTAGAAGCCTATCGCGACGCGACACTCGAGCGTTTTGCCAACCCTTACCTCGATCACGCCCTGCAAGACATCGCCCAGCACCACGCCATGAAGTGCGAGCGACGCCTTAGGCCTGTGGTCGAGATGGCGCGCCGACAAGGCATCGCCACACCGAGACTCGATGATGCTATATCGAGCTCACAATCCACGACGCATTCTCGGTACCCCCTACCGAACGACCGACAATAA